In Microbacterium cremeum, a genomic segment contains:
- a CDS encoding enoyl-CoA hydratase/isomerase family protein, which translates to MPTILRDDRADRLWVRLHRPEARNAIDRAMVDELHEVCDELEREPRILLIGGSDGVFAGGADIAELRDRTPADAREGINSRLFDRLARLPMPVIAVVDGWALGGGAELAYAADLRIASDRARFGSPEPSLGIVPAAGATWRLPRLVGEPLAKHMLLAGRVLDAREALAAGLVVAVHDPSELDAAADALVDRIAALDPLAIRHTKRLIDDPTDDPRAAAEAAQAECFGSPAKYERMTAWLDRRPERKNA; encoded by the coding sequence ATGCCGACGATCCTGCGCGACGATCGCGCCGACCGCCTCTGGGTGCGGCTGCACCGTCCTGAAGCGCGCAACGCGATCGACCGCGCCATGGTCGACGAGCTGCACGAGGTGTGCGACGAGCTCGAGCGCGAGCCGCGGATCCTGCTGATCGGTGGGAGCGACGGTGTCTTCGCGGGCGGCGCCGATATCGCCGAGCTGCGCGATCGCACGCCCGCCGACGCGCGCGAGGGCATCAACTCGCGGCTGTTCGACCGACTCGCGCGCCTGCCGATGCCCGTGATCGCGGTCGTCGACGGGTGGGCCCTCGGCGGCGGGGCCGAGCTGGCGTACGCCGCGGACCTCCGCATCGCGAGCGACCGGGCGCGCTTCGGGAGCCCCGAGCCGTCGCTGGGCATCGTCCCCGCCGCCGGCGCGACGTGGCGCCTCCCGCGGCTCGTCGGCGAGCCGCTCGCGAAGCACATGCTGCTGGCCGGTCGCGTGCTCGACGCACGCGAGGCCCTGGCCGCCGGGCTCGTGGTCGCGGTGCACGATCCGTCCGAGCTCGATGCCGCGGCCGATGCCCTCGTCGATCGCATCGCCGCACTCGACCCGCTCGCGATCCGGCACACGAAGCGGCTGATCGACGATCCCACCGACGATCCGCGGGCCGCGGCCGAAGCCGCGCAGGCCGAGTGCTTCGGCTCACCCGCGAAGTACGAGCGCATGACCGCCTGGCTCGACCGGCGGCCGGAGAGGAAGAACGCATGA
- the paaI gene encoding hydroxyphenylacetyl-CoA thioesterase PaaI encodes MDDVYATEHTRRMIAHDAASTALGMRVVRAEPGRAVVRMTVRADMLNGFAVAHGGLVFALADTTLALACNETDAVTLVSGADIAFLSPARDGDELEAVAERRTVEGRSGLYDVRVATTDGRVVAEVRGRTRVTGMPRP; translated from the coding sequence ATGGACGACGTCTACGCGACCGAGCACACGCGACGCATGATCGCGCACGACGCGGCCTCGACGGCACTCGGCATGCGGGTGGTGCGCGCCGAGCCCGGGCGAGCCGTCGTCCGGATGACCGTGCGCGCCGACATGCTCAACGGCTTCGCCGTCGCACACGGCGGCCTCGTATTCGCCCTCGCCGACACGACGCTCGCCCTGGCCTGCAACGAGACGGATGCCGTCACCCTCGTGTCGGGCGCCGACATCGCCTTCCTCTCCCCCGCACGAGACGGGGACGAACTCGAGGCGGTCGCCGAGCGCCGCACGGTGGAGGGTCGCTCGGGCCTCTACGACGTCAGGGTCGCCACGACCGACGGCCGCGTGGTCGCCGAGGTGCGCGGCCGCACGCGCGTCACCGGCATGCCGAGGCCCTGA
- a CDS encoding MFS transporter yields the protein MSTSQPAPGFTPTGTIASAVDRRRVVFATVVGTTVEWYDFFIYATAVGLVFGQLFFAPLGANSALVAFATVGVSFLFRPLGAFLAGHFGDKYGRKVVLMWTLILMGAATALIGVLPTYEAIGIAAPILLVLLRILQGISAGGEWGGAVLMAVEHAPRQRRGAFGASPQIGVPLGLLLASGIMALMAMIAPGDAFLVWGWRVPFLLSVVLILVGYYVRRRVEESPVFAELAERKEKSRMPIITLFRKHLLLVIIAALVFAGNNAVGYMTTGGYIQGYATNPDGPLVLERGPVLWAVAGSAVTWLLSTLAAGFISDRIGRRTTYIAGWILQLAAVFLLFPLVNTGDIWVLFLGLAILTIGLGFTYGPQAALYSELFPASIRFSGVSISYAIGAILGGAFAPTIATALVDATGSTTAVTWYLAGMTLVGLIATLLLRDRSGIPLGPDHEAEQSVSPVYGLSRA from the coding sequence ATGAGCACATCGCAGCCCGCACCGGGCTTCACCCCCACCGGCACGATCGCCTCCGCGGTCGACCGCCGCCGTGTCGTCTTCGCGACGGTCGTCGGAACGACCGTCGAGTGGTACGACTTCTTCATCTACGCGACGGCTGTCGGCCTCGTGTTCGGCCAGCTCTTCTTCGCACCCCTCGGCGCGAACAGCGCGCTCGTCGCCTTCGCGACCGTGGGCGTGAGCTTCCTGTTCCGCCCGCTGGGCGCCTTCCTCGCCGGGCACTTCGGCGACAAGTACGGCCGCAAGGTCGTGCTGATGTGGACGCTCATCCTCATGGGCGCGGCGACGGCGCTCATCGGCGTGCTGCCCACGTACGAGGCGATCGGCATCGCGGCGCCGATCCTGCTCGTGCTCCTGCGCATCCTTCAGGGCATCTCCGCCGGCGGCGAATGGGGCGGCGCGGTGCTCATGGCCGTTGAGCACGCGCCGAGGCAGCGCCGCGGCGCGTTCGGCGCCTCGCCGCAGATCGGCGTGCCCCTGGGCCTGCTGCTCGCGTCGGGCATCATGGCGCTCATGGCGATGATCGCCCCAGGAGACGCATTCCTGGTCTGGGGCTGGCGCGTGCCGTTCCTGCTCAGCGTGGTGCTGATCCTGGTGGGCTACTACGTCCGCCGCCGCGTCGAGGAGAGCCCGGTCTTCGCCGAGCTCGCCGAGCGCAAGGAGAAGTCCCGGATGCCGATCATCACGCTCTTCCGCAAGCACCTGCTGCTCGTGATCATCGCCGCGCTGGTGTTCGCCGGCAACAACGCCGTCGGCTACATGACGACGGGCGGCTACATCCAGGGCTACGCCACCAACCCCGACGGACCCCTCGTCCTCGAGCGCGGTCCCGTGCTGTGGGCGGTCGCCGGGTCGGCGGTGACGTGGCTGCTGTCGACGCTCGCGGCCGGCTTCATCTCCGACCGCATCGGACGCCGCACGACCTACATCGCCGGGTGGATCCTGCAGCTCGCGGCCGTGTTCCTCCTGTTCCCGCTCGTGAACACCGGTGACATCTGGGTGCTGTTCCTGGGTCTTGCGATCCTCACGATCGGCCTCGGCTTCACGTACGGCCCGCAGGCGGCGCTGTACTCCGAGCTGTTCCCGGCGTCGATCCGCTTCTCGGGGGTGTCGATCTCGTACGCGATCGGCGCGATCCTCGGCGGCGCCTTCGCTCCGACGATCGCGACCGCGCTCGTGGATGCCACGGGCTCGACGACGGCGGTCACCTGGTACCTCGCGGGGATGACGCTCGTGGGCCTCATCGCGACGTTGCTGCTGCGCGACCGCAGCGGCATCCCGCTGGGTCCCGACCACGAGGCCGAGCAGTCCGTGAGCCCCGTCTACGGACTGTCCCGCGCCTGA
- a CDS encoding fumarylacetoacetate hydrolase family protein → MDAPAADSAADPRFAALPARPGKVIAIHLSYASRADQRGRRPQHPSYFFKPSSSLAASGSTIERPAGTELLAFEGEIALVIGTPARRVSLEDAWAHVGWVTAANDFGLYDLRANDKGSNVRSKGGDGYTPIGPSLFDARAVDPRGLRVRTWLNGSLVQDDTSAGMIFPLAQLVADLSQHFTLETGDVILTGTPAGSSVAMPGDVVEVEVDDPHGASSGRLVTTVTQGQVPFDPELGSMPALDDVQRAEAWGSREAAGLPAEGVPESGHLAETGQSAAESPASARCPVLADELRAKLGVAPVAGLSAQLRKRGLNNVHIDGVRPLHPESKLVGIARTLRFVPGREDLFASHGGGYNAQKRAFDAVGEGEVIVIEARGETGSGTLGDILAIRAHARGAAGIVTDGGVRDAAAVAAVGIPVYSAGAHPAVLGRRHVPWDTDVAVACGGTTVEPGDVIVGDSDGVVVIPRGIVEEVVDAAIAQEDEDAWIADRVAEGHAVDGLFPMNAEWRARFDADRAAAAAAAAAAAAAESGRGATDLSSHDRKVAPHGGESAR, encoded by the coding sequence ATGGATGCTCCGGCCGCCGATTCCGCGGCCGATCCACGATTCGCCGCCCTGCCCGCACGCCCCGGCAAGGTCATCGCGATCCACCTCAGCTACGCGTCGCGGGCGGATCAGCGGGGCCGGCGGCCGCAGCATCCGTCGTACTTCTTCAAGCCCTCGTCGTCGCTCGCCGCCTCCGGCAGCACGATCGAGCGGCCCGCCGGCACCGAGCTGCTGGCCTTCGAAGGCGAGATCGCCCTCGTGATCGGCACGCCGGCACGCCGCGTCTCGCTCGAGGACGCCTGGGCGCACGTGGGATGGGTCACCGCCGCGAACGACTTCGGGCTCTACGACCTCCGCGCGAACGACAAGGGCTCGAACGTGCGCTCCAAGGGCGGCGACGGCTACACGCCGATCGGGCCGTCCCTCTTCGACGCCCGCGCGGTCGATCCTCGCGGACTGCGGGTGCGCACCTGGCTCAACGGATCGCTGGTGCAGGACGACACCTCGGCGGGCATGATCTTCCCGCTCGCGCAGCTGGTGGCCGACCTGTCGCAGCACTTCACGCTCGAGACCGGCGACGTGATCCTCACCGGGACTCCCGCCGGGTCGTCGGTCGCGATGCCCGGCGACGTCGTCGAGGTCGAGGTCGACGACCCGCACGGCGCGTCGTCGGGACGCCTGGTGACCACCGTGACGCAGGGCCAGGTGCCCTTCGACCCGGAACTGGGCTCGATGCCTGCCCTCGACGATGTGCAGCGCGCCGAGGCCTGGGGGTCGCGCGAGGCCGCGGGGCTGCCTGCGGAGGGTGTACCGGAATCAGGACATCTGGCGGAGACAGGACAATCGGCGGCAGAATCTCCTGCCTCCGCCAGATGTCCTGTTCTCGCAGACGAGCTGCGCGCCAAGCTCGGCGTCGCGCCGGTCGCGGGGTTGTCGGCACAGTTGCGCAAGCGCGGGCTGAACAACGTGCACATCGACGGCGTGCGGCCGCTGCATCCGGAATCCAAGCTCGTGGGCATCGCCCGCACGCTGCGATTCGTCCCCGGGCGCGAAGACCTGTTCGCGTCGCACGGCGGCGGCTACAACGCGCAGAAGCGCGCGTTCGACGCGGTGGGCGAGGGCGAGGTCATCGTGATCGAGGCGCGCGGCGAGACCGGATCGGGAACCCTCGGCGACATCCTCGCGATCCGGGCCCACGCCCGCGGTGCGGCCGGCATCGTGACCGACGGAGGGGTGAGGGATGCCGCGGCCGTCGCCGCGGTCGGCATCCCGGTCTACTCCGCCGGCGCGCACCCCGCCGTCCTCGGACGCAGGCACGTGCCGTGGGACACCGATGTCGCGGTGGCCTGCGGTGGCACGACCGTCGAGCCGGGCGACGTCATCGTGGGCGACTCCGACGGCGTCGTCGTGATCCCCCGCGGAATCGTCGAGGAGGTCGTCGATGCGGCAATCGCCCAGGAGGACGAGGACGCGTGGATCGCGGACCGCGTCGCGGAGGGCCACGCGGTCGATGGACTGTTCCCGATGAACGCCGAGTGGCGGGCGCGCTTCGACGCCGACCGCGCGGCTGCGGCTGCGGCTGCGGCTGCGGCTGCGGCTGCAGAATCCGGTCGCGGCGCCACAGATCTGAGCAGCCACGACAGGAAAGTGGCGCCGCACGGCGGGGAGAGCGCCCGATGA
- a CDS encoding GntR family transcriptional regulator codes for MSDIETDREAPSQSKSQRAYHWIKERIANQEFTPGYRLVLGAIAGDLDMSVVPVREAIRQLEAEGLVTFERNVGARVSMVDDSQYRFSMQALSILEGAATALAARRLTADDIRNARRINELMIETLEHFDPRAFTALNQEFHAALFSKCANPRMLELVNAEWARLGHLRDSTFSFVPGRAAESVREHENIIQLVETGAPLGEIEKAARRHRSATLDAYMIHEHPDEALGLPAF; via the coding sequence ATGAGCGACATCGAGACAGACCGCGAGGCGCCGAGCCAGAGCAAGTCGCAGCGCGCGTACCACTGGATCAAGGAGCGCATCGCGAACCAGGAGTTCACGCCCGGATACCGCCTGGTGCTCGGCGCGATCGCCGGCGACCTCGACATGAGCGTCGTGCCGGTGCGCGAGGCGATCCGCCAGCTCGAGGCCGAGGGGCTCGTGACCTTCGAGCGCAACGTCGGTGCCCGCGTGTCGATGGTCGACGACTCGCAGTACCGCTTCAGCATGCAGGCACTGTCGATCCTCGAGGGCGCCGCGACGGCGCTGGCCGCGCGCCGGCTCACCGCCGACGACATCCGCAACGCCCGCCGCATCAACGAGCTCATGATCGAGACGCTGGAGCACTTCGACCCGCGCGCGTTCACCGCTCTCAACCAGGAGTTCCACGCGGCACTGTTCTCGAAGTGCGCGAACCCGCGCATGCTCGAGCTCGTGAACGCCGAATGGGCTCGCCTCGGACACCTGCGCGACTCGACCTTCAGCTTCGTCCCCGGCCGCGCCGCCGAGTCCGTGCGCGAGCACGAGAACATCATCCAGCTCGTCGAGACGGGCGCGCCGCTCGGCGAGATCGAGAAGGCGGCCCGCCGGCACCGGTCGGCGACCCTCGACGCCTACATGATCCACGAGCACCCCGACGAGGCCCTGGGCCTGCCGGCCTTCTGA
- the hpaE gene encoding 5-carboxymethyl-2-hydroxymuconate semialdehyde dehydrogenase translates to MTDTTTALDSRHVPDGLPEHIQHYIDGEFVDSADGDTFDVLDPVTNETYVRAAAGKKADIDRAVAAARRAFTEGPWPRLLPRERSRVLHRIADIVESRDARLAELESFDSGLPITQALGQARRAAENFRFFADLIVAQADDAYKVPGRQMNYVNRKPIGVAGLITPWNTPFMLESWKLGPALATGNTVVLKPAEFTPLSASLWAGIFEEAGLPQGVFNLVNGLGEDAGDALVKHPEVPLISFTGESRTGQIIFGNAAPHLKGLSMELGGKSPAVVFADADLEAAIDATIFGVFSLNGERCTAGSRILVERPIYDEFVARYAAQADRVVVGYPHDPATEVGALVHPEHYDKVMSYIEIGKTEARLVAGGDRPVGFDTGNFVRPTVFADVAPEARIFQEEIFGPVVAITPFDTDEEALALANGVRYGLAAYVWTNDLKRAHNFSQAIEAGMVWLNSNNVRDLRTPFGGVKASGLGHEGGYRSIDFYTDQQAVHITLGPAHNPTFGRRVEEAPQRRLDTKS, encoded by the coding sequence ATGACCGACACCACCACCGCCCTGGATTCGCGGCACGTGCCCGACGGCCTGCCCGAGCACATCCAGCACTACATCGACGGCGAGTTCGTCGACTCTGCCGACGGCGACACGTTCGACGTGCTCGACCCGGTCACGAACGAGACGTACGTCCGCGCGGCCGCCGGCAAGAAGGCCGACATCGACCGCGCCGTCGCGGCCGCCCGCCGCGCGTTCACCGAAGGACCGTGGCCGCGCCTGCTGCCCCGCGAACGCTCGCGCGTGCTGCACCGCATCGCCGACATCGTCGAGTCGCGCGACGCCCGGCTCGCCGAGCTGGAGTCGTTCGACTCGGGGCTTCCGATCACGCAGGCGCTCGGCCAGGCCCGGCGTGCGGCCGAGAACTTCCGGTTCTTCGCCGACCTGATCGTGGCGCAGGCCGACGATGCCTACAAGGTTCCCGGCCGTCAGATGAACTACGTCAACCGCAAGCCGATCGGCGTCGCGGGGCTCATCACGCCGTGGAACACGCCGTTCATGCTCGAGTCGTGGAAGCTCGGCCCGGCGCTGGCCACCGGCAACACCGTGGTGCTCAAGCCCGCCGAGTTCACGCCGCTGTCGGCCTCGCTGTGGGCCGGCATCTTCGAGGAGGCCGGGCTCCCCCAGGGTGTCTTCAACCTGGTGAACGGACTGGGCGAGGATGCCGGGGACGCCCTCGTGAAGCACCCCGAGGTGCCGCTCATCTCGTTCACCGGCGAGAGCCGCACCGGGCAGATCATCTTCGGCAACGCCGCACCCCACCTCAAGGGCCTGTCGATGGAGCTCGGCGGCAAGAGCCCGGCGGTGGTGTTCGCCGACGCCGACCTCGAAGCGGCGATCGACGCGACCATCTTCGGCGTGTTCTCGCTCAACGGCGAGCGCTGCACGGCGGGATCGCGCATCCTCGTGGAGCGCCCGATCTACGACGAGTTCGTGGCGCGGTACGCCGCCCAGGCCGATCGCGTCGTCGTCGGCTATCCGCACGATCCCGCGACCGAGGTCGGTGCCCTCGTGCACCCCGAGCACTACGACAAGGTCATGTCGTACATCGAGATCGGAAAGACCGAGGCGCGCCTCGTCGCCGGCGGCGATCGCCCCGTGGGCTTCGACACCGGCAACTTCGTGCGCCCGACGGTGTTCGCCGACGTCGCACCCGAGGCCCGGATCTTCCAGGAGGAGATCTTCGGACCCGTCGTCGCGATCACGCCGTTCGACACCGACGAGGAGGCGCTCGCGCTCGCCAACGGAGTTCGCTACGGGCTCGCGGCCTACGTCTGGACCAACGACCTCAAGCGCGCGCACAACTTCTCGCAGGCCATCGAGGCGGGCATGGTGTGGCTGAACTCCAACAACGTGCGCGACCTCCGGACCCCGTTCGGCGGCGTCAAGGCCTCGGGGCTCGGCCACGAGGGCGGCTACCGCTCGATCGACTTCTACACCGACCAGCAGGCTGTGCACATCACGCTCGGCCCGGCGCACAACCCCACCTTCGGCCGCCGGGTTGAGGAGGCGCCCCAGCGCCGTCTCGATACCAAGAGCTGA
- the hpaD gene encoding 3,4-dihydroxyphenylacetate 2,3-dioxygenase has product MTERKDMTLTSSGFYVSQEAPIHTDDPVPTPTSPAPDILRCAYMELVVTDLAASRAFYVDVLDLVVTEEDENTVYLRSIEEFIHHNLVLRKGPVAAVAAFSYRVRTPEDLDKAVAFYTELGCDVRRSPEGFTTGIGDSVRVVDPLGFPYEFFHDVEHVERLAWRYDLYTPGALVRLDHFNQVTPDVPRAVKFMQDLGFRVTEDIQDAAGTVYAAWMRRKPTVHDTAMTGGDGPRMHHVAFSTHEKHNILAICDKLGALRRSDAIERGPGRHGVSNAFYLYLRDPDGHRVEIYTQDYYTGDPDNPVVTWDVHDNQRRDWWGNPVVPSWYTEASLVLDLDGNPQPVVARTDESEMAVTIGADGFSYTRPDDQAEELPSWKQGEYKLGHQL; this is encoded by the coding sequence ATGACTGAACGCAAAGACATGACCCTCACCTCCTCGGGCTTCTACGTGAGCCAGGAGGCGCCCATCCACACCGACGACCCGGTGCCGACCCCGACGAGCCCCGCGCCCGACATCCTCCGGTGCGCGTACATGGAGCTCGTGGTGACCGACCTCGCGGCATCCCGCGCGTTCTACGTCGACGTGCTGGACCTCGTCGTGACCGAGGAGGACGAGAACACCGTCTACCTCCGCTCGATCGAGGAGTTCATCCACCACAACCTCGTGCTGCGCAAGGGTCCGGTCGCGGCGGTCGCCGCGTTCTCGTACCGCGTGCGCACGCCGGAGGACCTCGACAAGGCCGTCGCGTTCTACACCGAGCTCGGCTGCGACGTGCGGCGCAGCCCCGAGGGTTTCACCACGGGCATCGGCGACTCGGTGCGCGTGGTCGACCCGCTCGGCTTCCCGTACGAGTTCTTCCACGACGTCGAGCACGTCGAGCGCCTCGCGTGGCGCTACGACCTGTACACGCCGGGCGCCCTGGTGCGGCTCGACCACTTCAACCAGGTCACGCCCGACGTGCCGCGCGCCGTGAAGTTCATGCAGGACCTCGGCTTCCGCGTCACGGAAGACATCCAGGATGCCGCGGGCACCGTGTACGCCGCATGGATGCGCCGCAAGCCCACCGTGCACGACACCGCGATGACCGGCGGCGACGGACCCCGGATGCACCACGTGGCCTTCTCGACCCACGAGAAGCACAACATCCTCGCGATCTGCGACAAGCTCGGCGCGCTGCGCCGCTCCGATGCGATCGAGCGCGGCCCCGGCCGCCACGGCGTCAGCAACGCGTTCTACCTGTACCTGCGCGACCCCGACGGGCACCGGGTCGAGATCTACACGCAGGACTACTACACCGGCGACCCCGACAACCCGGTCGTCACATGGGACGTGCACGACAACCAGCGCCGCGACTGGTGGGGAAACCCCGTGGTTCCGTCGTGGTACACCGAGGCATCCCTCGTGCTCGATCTCGACGGCAACCCGCAGCCGGTCGTCGCACGCACCGACGAGTCCGAGATGGCGGTGACGATCGGCGCCGACGGCTTCTCGTACACCCGCCCCGACGACCAGGCCGAAGAGCTCCCCAGCTGGAAGCAGGGCGAGTACAAACTCGGCCACCAGCTGTGA
- a CDS encoding 2-keto-4-pentenoate hydratase, with translation MLSPDIVAQLAAELAEADRTHGVIPRITARYPEATVEDSYAIQGVWRDRMIADGRRLVGRKIGLTSKAMQQATGITEPDYGVMFDDTVYRSGAEIPVDRFSNVRIEVELAFVLARPLEGPDCTLDDALAAIDHAVPALEVLNSHIELEGRTIVDTIADNAAYGAMVLGEVRKRPDEIDLRWVPGVLSRNGEIEETGVAAGVLGHPATGVAWLANKFHQHGGRLEAGEIILAGSFTRPMWVSRGDSVRCDYGPMGVIECRFV, from the coding sequence ATGCTGTCGCCTGACATCGTCGCGCAGCTCGCGGCCGAGCTGGCCGAGGCCGACCGCACGCACGGCGTGATCCCCCGCATCACGGCGCGGTATCCGGAGGCCACGGTCGAGGACTCGTACGCGATCCAGGGGGTGTGGCGCGACCGCATGATCGCGGACGGCAGGCGCCTCGTGGGCCGCAAGATCGGGCTCACCTCGAAGGCGATGCAGCAGGCGACGGGCATCACCGAGCCGGACTACGGCGTGATGTTCGACGACACCGTGTACCGCTCCGGCGCCGAGATCCCCGTCGATCGGTTCTCGAACGTGCGCATCGAGGTCGAGCTCGCGTTCGTGCTCGCGCGGCCGCTGGAGGGGCCGGACTGCACGCTCGACGACGCCCTCGCGGCGATCGACCATGCCGTGCCGGCGCTCGAGGTGCTGAACTCCCACATCGAGCTCGAGGGACGCACGATCGTCGACACGATCGCCGACAACGCGGCGTACGGCGCGATGGTGCTCGGCGAGGTGCGCAAGCGGCCCGACGAGATCGACCTCCGCTGGGTTCCCGGCGTCCTGAGCCGCAACGGCGAGATCGAAGAGACCGGCGTGGCCGCCGGCGTGCTCGGCCACCCCGCGACGGGCGTCGCGTGGCTGGCGAACAAGTTCCATCAGCACGGCGGGCGGCTCGAAGCCGGCGAGATCATCCTCGCGGGTTCGTTCACGCGCCCCATGTGGGTCTCGCGGGGCGATAGCGTCAGGTGCGACTACGGACCGATGGGGGTGATCGAGTGTCGCTTCGTCTGA